The Mycobacterium avium subsp. avium genomic sequence TGGTCAATCACGCTCGGCGAGTTCGCGGCTCGCATCGAGATAGCTCATCGCCCCGCGCGACCCGGGGTCGTAGTCGATGATGGTCATGCTGTAGCCGGGCGCCTCGGACACCTTGACGCTGCGCGGGATCACCGTCCGCAGTACCTTGCTGCCGAAGTAGCGGCGCACCTCTTCGGCCACCTGGTCCGCGAGCTTGGTGCGGCCGTCGTACATGGTCAGCACCACGGTGCTCACTTCGAGCTGCGGGTTGAGGTGCGCCTTCACCATCTCGATGTTGCGCATCAGCTGCGACACGCCCTCGAGGGCGTAGTACTCGCACTGGATCGGGATCATCACCTCCGGGGCGGCGACGAGCGCGTTGATGGTCAGCAACCCGAGCGACGGTGGGCAGTCGATGAAGACGCAGTCGAAGTCGAGCTTGTCCAGATCGGCCAGCGCGGTCCGCAGCCGGTTCTCCCGCGCCACCATGCTCACCAACTCGATCTCGGCGCCGGCCAGGTCGATGGTCGCCGGGATGCAGAACAGTCGCTCGTTGTGCGGGCTCTGCCGCAACGCGTCGTGCACCGACACCTCGCCGAGCAGGACCTCGTAGGACGACGGCGTACCCGACTGCCGATCCGTGATCCCGAGCGCGGTGCTGGCGTTGGCCTGCGGGTCGAGGTCGATGACGAGGGTTTTGAGTCCCTGCAGGGCGAGCGCGGCGGCGAGGTTGACGGCGGTCGTCGTCTTCCCCACGCCGCCCTTCTGGTTCGCCACGGTGAAGACGCGGCGATGCTTGGGCCGGCGCAGCGGCGGATAGGTGGTGTGGAGGATCCGCATCGCGCGCTCGGCCGCCGCGCCGATCGGGGTATCGAATTCGTCCGCTGTTTCACGTGAAACATTGGCCGGCGGAGGGGCGGGCGCGGCGGCCGATGACGGGTTCGGCGCCGCGGCGGATGACGGAGGCGAGGTCGACGCGGCGGCGGATGACGGCGACGCCGTGGCCGCGGTCGGCGGCGAGGCCGGGGATCCAACCGCCGACGCCCCCGGCGTGCCCGACAGGACCCCCGGCCCAATGGGTGCCGCCGGGGTGTGCGTCGCGCCCGATTCGTCCGGCGCGGGCGTCGCCGCGCCCTCCCGCGCCTCCGAAGAAGCCACCGGCCAATCTCCTGAAGAAGTCATCGGGTTCCGGCCTTCCCGGTCCGTGCCGACTTGGAGTGCGGCGGCTTTGCGCGTCGCGCTGAAACTACGGTTGCGGGGGGACGCAAATAGTTCGCGCCACATGTCACCACCCTGACATCAGCGGCGCCCGATGCTGTCATCACACGCCGGTATCGGTCAACTTCCTCCGCCGCCCGCTCCCCCTTGATGGCGAGCATCCGGCCGTCGTGGCGTAGCAACGGCATACTCCACTTCGTCAGCTTGTCCAACGCTGCAACCGCTCGCGACACCGCCGCGTCCCTCTCCCCGAACCGGTCCCGCACGGGCCGCTCCTCCGCGCGCCCGCGGACCACCTCGACGGCTAACCCTAGTTCGTCCACCACCTCGGTGAGAAACTCGCTGCGCCGCAAGAGCGGCTCCAGCAATACCACCTCGAGATCGGGTCGCGCGATGGCCAACGGGATGCCGGGCAGCCCCGCCCCGCTGCCGATGTCGATGATCCGATCACCGCGGCCCAGGAGTTCGGCGACCGCCGCGCTGTTGAGGATGTGGCGGTCCCAGATGCGGTCGACTTCCCGCGGGCCGAGCAGGCCCCGCTCGACACCCGCGGTGCCGAGGACTTCCGCGTACCGCTGCGCGCTCGCGAGGCGGGGGCCGAACAGCGCCGCGGCGGACTCGGGTGCGGCACCGAGCGCCGCGACGGGTGGCACCTCCGGACCGCCCGCAGCCGGCTCGACCGGACCGACATGTTTCACGTGAAACATCCCCTAGTTGGCGCGTGCACCTTCAACGTTCGGACGGCCGCCCCACGGCAGCGAACTACACTGTTGTAACTTCGGGCCGTCAGTCGTGCAGGACGACCACGCGTCGCGACGGCTCGACGCCCTCGCTTTCGCTGTGCACCCCGGGCACCGCCGCGACCGCGTCGTGCACGATCTTGCGCTCGAACGGGGTCATCGGCGCGAGCTCTTCGCGTTGCCCCGATTCGAGCACCCGCCGCGCCACCTTGTCGCCCAGCGCCGCCAGTTCCTCCCGGCGCCGCCGACGCCAGCTCGCGATGTCGAGCATCAGCCGGCTCCGCACTCCGGTCTTCTGGTGCACGGCGAGCCGGGTGAGCTCCTGCAGCGCATCGAGAACCTCGCCGCCGCGGCCCACCAACTTGTTCAGGTCGTCGCTGCCGTCGATGCTCACCACAGCCCGGCTGCCCTCGACGTCCAAGTCGATGTCGCCGTCGAAGTCCAACAGGTCC encodes the following:
- a CDS encoding ParA family protein, which translates into the protein MTSSGDWPVASSEAREGAATPAPDESGATHTPAAPIGPGVLSGTPGASAVGSPASPPTAATASPSSAAASTSPPSSAAAPNPSSAAAPAPPPANVSRETADEFDTPIGAAAERAMRILHTTYPPLRRPKHRRVFTVANQKGGVGKTTTAVNLAAALALQGLKTLVIDLDPQANASTALGITDRQSGTPSSYEVLLGEVSVHDALRQSPHNERLFCIPATIDLAGAEIELVSMVARENRLRTALADLDKLDFDCVFIDCPPSLGLLTINALVAAPEVMIPIQCEYYALEGVSQLMRNIEMVKAHLNPQLEVSTVVLTMYDGRTKLADQVAEEVRRYFGSKVLRTVIPRSVKVSEAPGYSMTIIDYDPGSRGAMSYLDASRELAERD
- the rsmG gene encoding 16S rRNA (guanine(527)-N(7))-methyltransferase RsmG gives rise to the protein MFHVKHVGPVEPAAGGPEVPPVAALGAAPESAAALFGPRLASAQRYAEVLGTAGVERGLLGPREVDRIWDRHILNSAAVAELLGRGDRIIDIGSGAGLPGIPLAIARPDLEVVLLEPLLRRSEFLTEVVDELGLAVEVVRGRAEERPVRDRFGERDAAVSRAVAALDKLTKWSMPLLRHDGRMLAIKGERAAEEVDRYRRVMTASGAADVRVVTCGANYLRPPATVVSARRAKPPHSKSARTGKAGTR
- a CDS encoding protein jag, coding for MADADTTERELDTAAPAEPEPADGDEADDLEERLVAEGEIAGDYLEELLDLLDFDGDIDLDVEGSRAVVSIDGSDDLNKLVGRGGEVLDALQELTRLAVHQKTGVRSRLMLDIASWRRRRREELAALGDKVARRVLESGQREELAPMTPFERKIVHDAVAAVPGVHSESEGVEPSRRVVVLHD